The Primulina eburnea isolate SZY01 chromosome 8, ASM2296580v1, whole genome shotgun sequence genome contains a region encoding:
- the LOC140838708 gene encoding coatomer subunit zeta-1-like, whose protein sequence is MDLCPLIKNILLLDSEGKRVAVKYYADNWPSNSAKETFEKTVFTKTQKMSARTEAEITMLENNIIVYKFVQDLHFYVTGGEDENELILFSVLQGFFDAVGILLRGNVEKKEALENLDLILLCIDEVVDGGIILETDASSIASKVATHSIDSGAPLAEQTISQALATAREHLTRSLLK, encoded by the exons ATG GACCTCTGCCCTTTGATAAAGAACATTCTACTCCTTGATTCAGAGGGGAAACGTGTTGCTGTCAAGTACTATGCAGACAACTGGCCTTCAAATAGTGCGAAGGAAACTTTTGAAAAGACTGTATTTACCAAGACACAGAAGATGAGTGCCCGGACTGAAG CGGAGATAACTATGCTTGAGAACAACATCATAGTGTACAAGTTTGTTCAAGACCTGCACTTTTATGTTACTGGAGGTGAAGATGAAAATGAACTCATTTTATTCTCAGTTCTTCAGGGATTCTTTGATGCTGTTGGTATTCTACTTAG GGGCAATGTCGAGAAGAAGGAGGCACTTGAAAATCTGGATCTCATTCTTTTGTGCATTGATGAAGTTGTTGATGGCGG AATTATTCTGGAAACGGATGCATCTAGCATTGCAAGCAAAGTTGCAACACACAGTATTGATTCCGGAGCACCTCTTGCTGAGCAA ACAATAAGTCAAGCACTGGCAACTGCTCGCGAACATCTGACTAGATCTCTTTTGAAGTGA
- the LOC140838707 gene encoding uncharacterized protein isoform X1 → MEENFEGPTERGWHKEDFKALTSQLKERESLLRLKRRCLMGLSLSKREQERAEELLPPNDKILPESIVREDDVNYDDIRSCVERGYNAYNCKMENRGVLEGLQIFNSHDDLKDVFFLLDDMTNKGLHSFVEILTGGLVKYEKTNWCMKKIIREFLPEVLADKSDISKTRLKHIFQLLKDVTIFRGYQAVCPTPSEAYCAAGIKILDGLEDFPFRALSAMHRKVRGVRGYIPTLQSPKSGWSRDGLINVIRKKCMEMLLDLSKGNEPAESLAGALGVAGLTLKLILNQPAAIEFRKFSPEIEALQNDIARAIFFINDPKIVSLIEVRRVNVLLSPNVEMSIRSLRRAVRNLLTEYLFECSDMDKVPNCLLETLDIIIKNRSRRPRLRRSPSSGIHTKELVEEEIQKEVEYVLIVSAQAKEVVWNILPEYAFDRDFSSAYMEDLEKSDILYISDDDEQVRENPQYGGHYSHDSYCGSESICETSTCINS, encoded by the exons ATGGAGGAGAATTTTGAAGGACCGACTGAAAGAGGATGGCATAAGGAAGATTTTAAAGCTTTGACATCTCAACTTAAGGAGCGTGAGTCTCTTCTTAGGCTCAAGCGCCG ATGTTTGATGGGTCTATCCTTGTCCAAAAGAGAACAAGAACGTGCTGAAGAACTACTGCCACCCAATGATAA GATTCTACCTGAGTCAATAGTTAGAGAGGACGAT GTGAACTATGATGACATAAGAAGTTGCGTAGAAAGGGGATATAATGCATATAACTGCAAAATGGAAAACCGTGGTGTTCTAGAGGGTTTACAAATTTTTAATTCTCACGATGATCTCAAAGATGTATTCTTCCTTCTTGATGACATGACAAACAAAGGATTACATTCTTTCGTTGAGATACTCACGGGGGGATTAGTTAAATACGAAAAAACCAATTGGTGTATGAAGAAGATAATTAGAGAGTTTCTTCCTGAAGTTCTTGCTGATAAGAGTGACATTTCCAAAACAAGATTGAAACATATTTTTCAACTACTGAAAGATGTGACAATTTTTCGTGGGTATCAGGCGGTTTGTCCAACTCCTTCTGAAGCTTATTGCGCTGCAGGTATCAAGATACTGGATGGGCTTGAGGACTTCCCTTTTAGAGCGTTAAGCGCTATGCATAGGAAGGTGAGAGGAGTTAGGGGATACATCCCAACCCTGCAGTCACCAAAATCTGGATGGAGCCGTGATGgtttaatcaatgtaataaggAAAAAGTGCATGGAGATGCTCTTGGATCTTAGTAAAGGTAATGAGCCTGCAGAATCGTTAGCTGGCGCTTTAGGAGTTGCTGGCTTGACATTAAAGCTGATACTTAACCAGCCTGCTGCAATAGAATTTAGGAAATTTTCACCAGAAATCGAAGCATTACAAAATGACATAGCAAGGGCTATTTTCTTCATAAATGATCCGAAGATAGTAAGCTTGATAGAAGTGAGAAGAGTGAACGTTTTACTGTCTCCTAATGTTGAGATGTCGATCAGAAGTTTACGCAGGGCTGTAAGGAATTTATTGACTGAATATCTTTTTGAATGTAGCGATATGGACAAGGTCCCAAATTGTTTACTGGAAACTCTTGACATCATCATCAAAAATAGATCTCGACGTCCACGTCTCAGAAGATCACCCTCTTCAGGGATTCATACCAAAGAGTTAGTGGAGGAGGAAATACAAAAGGAGGTAGAATATGTATTAATTGTCAGTGCTCAAGCAAAAGAAGTTGTATGGAACATTCTACCTGAGTATGCATTTGATCGAGATTTTTCTAGCGCATACATGGAGGATTTAGAAAAAAGTGATATCCTCTATATATCAGATGACGATGAACAAGTAAGAGAGAATCCTCAGTATGGCGGACATTATTCTCATGATTCATATTGTGGTTCAGAAAGCATTTGTGAAACTTCTACCTGTATCAACAGCTAA
- the LOC140838707 gene encoding uncharacterized protein isoform X2, with product MENRGVLEGLQIFNSHDDLKDVFFLLDDMTNKGLHSFVEILTGGLVKYEKTNWCMKKIIREFLPEVLADKSDISKTRLKHIFQLLKDVTIFRGYQAVCPTPSEAYCAAGIKILDGLEDFPFRALSAMHRKVRGVRGYIPTLQSPKSGWSRDGLINVIRKKCMEMLLDLSKGNEPAESLAGALGVAGLTLKLILNQPAAIEFRKFSPEIEALQNDIARAIFFINDPKIVSLIEVRRVNVLLSPNVEMSIRSLRRAVRNLLTEYLFECSDMDKVPNCLLETLDIIIKNRSRRPRLRRSPSSGIHTKELVEEEIQKEVEYVLIVSAQAKEVVWNILPEYAFDRDFSSAYMEDLEKSDILYISDDDEQVRENPQYGGHYSHDSYCGSESICETSTCINS from the coding sequence ATGGAAAACCGTGGTGTTCTAGAGGGTTTACAAATTTTTAATTCTCACGATGATCTCAAAGATGTATTCTTCCTTCTTGATGACATGACAAACAAAGGATTACATTCTTTCGTTGAGATACTCACGGGGGGATTAGTTAAATACGAAAAAACCAATTGGTGTATGAAGAAGATAATTAGAGAGTTTCTTCCTGAAGTTCTTGCTGATAAGAGTGACATTTCCAAAACAAGATTGAAACATATTTTTCAACTACTGAAAGATGTGACAATTTTTCGTGGGTATCAGGCGGTTTGTCCAACTCCTTCTGAAGCTTATTGCGCTGCAGGTATCAAGATACTGGATGGGCTTGAGGACTTCCCTTTTAGAGCGTTAAGCGCTATGCATAGGAAGGTGAGAGGAGTTAGGGGATACATCCCAACCCTGCAGTCACCAAAATCTGGATGGAGCCGTGATGgtttaatcaatgtaataaggAAAAAGTGCATGGAGATGCTCTTGGATCTTAGTAAAGGTAATGAGCCTGCAGAATCGTTAGCTGGCGCTTTAGGAGTTGCTGGCTTGACATTAAAGCTGATACTTAACCAGCCTGCTGCAATAGAATTTAGGAAATTTTCACCAGAAATCGAAGCATTACAAAATGACATAGCAAGGGCTATTTTCTTCATAAATGATCCGAAGATAGTAAGCTTGATAGAAGTGAGAAGAGTGAACGTTTTACTGTCTCCTAATGTTGAGATGTCGATCAGAAGTTTACGCAGGGCTGTAAGGAATTTATTGACTGAATATCTTTTTGAATGTAGCGATATGGACAAGGTCCCAAATTGTTTACTGGAAACTCTTGACATCATCATCAAAAATAGATCTCGACGTCCACGTCTCAGAAGATCACCCTCTTCAGGGATTCATACCAAAGAGTTAGTGGAGGAGGAAATACAAAAGGAGGTAGAATATGTATTAATTGTCAGTGCTCAAGCAAAAGAAGTTGTATGGAACATTCTACCTGAGTATGCATTTGATCGAGATTTTTCTAGCGCATACATGGAGGATTTAGAAAAAAGTGATATCCTCTATATATCAGATGACGATGAACAAGTAAGAGAGAATCCTCAGTATGGCGGACATTATTCTCATGATTCATATTGTGGTTCAGAAAGCATTTGTGAAACTTCTACCTGTATCAACAGCTAA
- the LOC140838707 gene encoding uncharacterized protein isoform X3 gives MEENFEGPTERGWHKEDFKALTSQLKERESLLRLKRRCLMGLSLSKREQERAEELLPPNDKILPESIVREDDVNYDDIRSCVERGYNAYNCKMENRGVLEGLQIFNSHDDLKDVFFLLDDMTNKGLHSFVEILTGGLVKYEKTNWCMKKIIREFLPEVLADKSDISKTRLKHIFQLLKDVTIFRGYQAVCPTPSEAYCAAGIKILDGLEDFPFRALSAMHRKVRGVRGYIPTLQSPKSGWSRDGLINVIRKKCMEMLLDLSKAIWTRSQIVYWKLLTSSSKIDLDVHVSEDHPLQGFIPKS, from the exons ATGGAGGAGAATTTTGAAGGACCGACTGAAAGAGGATGGCATAAGGAAGATTTTAAAGCTTTGACATCTCAACTTAAGGAGCGTGAGTCTCTTCTTAGGCTCAAGCGCCG ATGTTTGATGGGTCTATCCTTGTCCAAAAGAGAACAAGAACGTGCTGAAGAACTACTGCCACCCAATGATAA GATTCTACCTGAGTCAATAGTTAGAGAGGACGAT GTGAACTATGATGACATAAGAAGTTGCGTAGAAAGGGGATATAATGCATATAACTGCAAAATGGAAAACCGTGGTGTTCTAGAGGGTTTACAAATTTTTAATTCTCACGATGATCTCAAAGATGTATTCTTCCTTCTTGATGACATGACAAACAAAGGATTACATTCTTTCGTTGAGATACTCACGGGGGGATTAGTTAAATACGAAAAAACCAATTGGTGTATGAAGAAGATAATTAGAGAGTTTCTTCCTGAAGTTCTTGCTGATAAGAGTGACATTTCCAAAACAAGATTGAAACATATTTTTCAACTACTGAAAGATGTGACAATTTTTCGTGGGTATCAGGCGGTTTGTCCAACTCCTTCTGAAGCTTATTGCGCTGCAGGTATCAAGATACTGGATGGGCTTGAGGACTTCCCTTTTAGAGCGTTAAGCGCTATGCATAGGAAGGTGAGAGGAGTTAGGGGATACATCCCAACCCTGCAGTCACCAAAATCTGGATGGAGCCGTGATGgtttaatcaatgtaataaggAAAAAGTGCATGGAGATGCTCTTGGATCTTAGTAAAG CGATATGGACAAGGTCCCAAATTGTTTACTGGAAACTCTTGACATCATCATCAAAAATAGATCTCGACGTCCACGTCTCAGAAGATCACCCTCTTCAGGGATTCATACCAAAGAGTTAG